The Pseudomonas alkylphenolica genomic sequence AACGGCGGGGTGCCGGGGAGTTCGTGGGCACGGTCTTCAGAGAGTCCGGGGCAGAAGGCCAGGCCAAAATCCAGCAGGCGCAGCTGGCCATCGTCACCCAGGTGCAGGTTCTGCGGTTTGATATCGCGATGGAGGATGTTGCGCCGGTGCAGCATGCCCACGGCCTGCAGCAGTTGCTGGGCAAGCGCCTGCCAATCCGCCAGCGGCAAGGGACCGGTACGGGCGAACAATTGCTCCAGGGTCTGGCCCGGGTATTCACGCATCAGGTAATACAGGTGCTGGCGTTGGCTGGCCGGGTGTACTTCGGGGAAATAACGCCCGGCAACCCGGCGCAGGAACCACTCTTCGAGCAGCAGGCTTTGTAGTGCGCCAGGTTCATCCTTGCGCTGCTCGGGCAGGGTTTTCAGCAGCCAGGCGTGTTGCTGATTGTCGTGAACCCGGTACAACAGGGACTGCCGGCTCTGGCTGAGCGCCTGCTCGACCGTCCAGCCATCGATCGATTGGCCGCTACGCAGGGGACCTGGCAGCGGCCATTGCTGCAGTTGCGCCAGGGAATCGCCGAGGTTGCTCGCACCCAACTGATCAATCCGCACCAGCAATGCGCTGGCGTTGTCCTGGCTGCCGCTGTGATGGGCCGAACTGACCAGCGTGTGCGCCGCGTCCTGCAAGTCAATCTGTTCGCGCAATACCGCCCTGATTTGCGATTCGCTGAGGCTGGCCCAGACGCCATCGCTGAGCAGGACGAAGCATTCACCAGCGTGCAGATCGCCTTCGAGGTAGTCGACCTGCAGGTGTTGATCCAGGCCCAGGGCGCGCTTTAGCACATGCTGCATGCCTGGCTGGTCCCAGACGTGATCCTCGCTGATGCGCTGCAACTGGCCGGCGGCCCAGCGATAGATGCGGCAGTCGCCGACATGCGCGAGGGTGAAGCGCCGACCGCGTAGCACCAGGGCGCTGAGGGTGGTCAGTAGTGGCTGGCCACCACCATTGGCGCGCAGCCAGCGATTCTGCGCCAGCAACAGGCGGTCGAGCGCCTGGGCCACGCCCCAGGTAGGCGGCGTGGCGTAATAGTCCAGAGCTAGCGCCTGCAGGCTCGCCCGCGCGGCCAGGCCGCCGTCGGCGCACTGGCTGACGCCGTCGGCGAGGGCGAACAGATAGCCCTTACTGGCAGCCAGTTCCGGATTGGGTGTAACCAGGCGCAAGGCATCCTGGTTCTCTTCTCGAGGCCCGGTGGCGCTGGCTTGCGCAAAGCTCAGTTGCAGGCTCATGGCGCTGCCTCAGACCCGCGCCGCGGTGACAGCGGCCGAGCCCCAGGTGGTGCGCCAGCGTTGTTTCACGCCGTACAGGCCGAACCAGGCCAGCACACCGAGGCTGGCAAACAGCCAAAGCCCCAGTTGATAGTCGCCGCTGTGTTGTTTGATTGCGCCAAGGCCGGCGGCCAGGAGGAAACCACCGATACCGCCGGCCATGCCGATCAAGCCGGTCATCACGCCGATTTCCTGGCGAAAACGCTGCGGTACCAGTTGGAACACTGCGCCATTGCCAGCACCAAGACCGAGCATGGCACTGACGAACAACGCCAGTGCCGCCACCGAGCTTGGCAGGTTGAAACCGACCGCAGCAATACAGATGGCTGCCACGGTGTACATCGCCAGCAGGGTACGGATCCCGCCAAAGCGATCGGCCAGGGCGCCACCCAGAGGGCGCATCAGACTGCCGGCGAACACGCAGGCGGCAGTGTAGTAGCCGGCAGTGACCGGGCTCAGGCCGTACTGGTCGTTGAAGTAGCCGGGCAGGGCGCTGGCCAGGCCGATGAAGCCGCCAAAGGTGACGCTGTAGAAGAACATGAACCACCAGCTGTCGCGATCACCCAGGGCTTTGAGGTAATCGGCCATGGCCTTGGGCTTGGGGCGTTGCGGGGCATTGCGCGCAAGCAGGGCGAACAGCGCCAGGGTCAGCACCAGCGGCACCACGGCAAAGCCGAAGACATTGTTCCAGCCAAAACTGGCGGCCAGGACCGGCGCCAGCAGCGCGGCGAATACGGTGCCGGAGTTGCCCGCGCCGGCAATACCCATAGCCTTGCCCTGGTGCTGGGCCGGGTACCACTGCGAAGCCAGTGGCAGGGAGACGGCAAAGGAAGCGCCGGCGACGCCGAGGAACACACCCAGCAGCAGCGCCTGTTCATAGCTGTGTATGCCCAGGTTCCAGGCGCAGAACAACGCAATGATGACGATCACCTGGCCAATCAGGCCGGCGGTTTTCGGTGACAGGCGGTCTGCCAGGATGCCCATCGCGAAACGCAGGATGGCGCCGGCGAGGATCGGTGTGGCAACCATCAGCCCGCGTTGCTGGGTGGTCAGTTGCAGGTCGGTGGCAATCTGCACCGCCAGGGGGCCGAGCAGGTACCAGACCATAAAGCTCAGGTCGAAGTACAAAAAGGCGGCGAACAGCGTGGGAATATGCCCGGACTTCCAGAAACTCGTATTCATCGAACACCTCGTTGAACGTTGCACTGCAGGTCGCGCCCTCAAGGGGCAGAAACGCAAAAGACGCCGCCTCCCGGCCCGCTGTTGCGAGGGGGATGCGACGTCTTTGTCGTGAAGGGGCAACCGCCGTTGGCTACCTGTACGATAGATTCAGCAATATCCGGGCCAGCATCGCGGGGCAAGCCAGCTCCCACCGGTGGGAGCTGGCTTGCCCCGCGATCTAGGTGTCGAGCAAATCACTCATGGCGATGATCTGTTCGGCCACCTGGATCAGCTTCTGTTGCTTGCTCATGGCCTGGCGACGCATCAGGGTGTAAGCCTGTTCTTCGTTGCAGTCCTTCATTTTCATCAGCAGCCCCTTGGCCAGCTCGATGCGCTTGCGCTCGGCCAGTTGCTGGTCGCGGGCTTGCAGCTGGGCCTTGAGCGCCTGGTCGCTTTCGAAGCGGGCCATGGCCACGTCGAGGATTGGCTGCAACCGCGCCGCATGGATGCCTTCGACGATGTAAGCGCTGACCCCGGCCTGGATCGCCTGGCGCATCACGCTCGGATCGTGCTCGTCGGTAAACATGACAATTGGCCGTGGCCGGTCGCGACTGACCAGGATGACTTGCTCCATCACATCCCGGCCCGGTGACTCGGTATCGATCAGCACCACATCCGGACGCACCGTTTCGACGCGTGCCGGCAGGTCGATGATCAGCCCTGACGCTTCGATGACTTCGAAGCCGGCTTCAACCAGTGCGGCCTTCAGGCGCCCGACTTTCTTTTCGGTGTCGTCGATCAACAGGATTCGCAGCATCATGGCATCTCCTTCAGCGCGTGAAGGGCAAAGCTGCGGGCGTAGCCAGCGGGGTCGCTGCCATCCCAATAGCTGCCATCGATCAACTGGCTGCGGCGCATGTTCTGCTCGGTACAAGGCACACCGATGGCCGTGGCGGCGTCGCGGTACAGCGCCAGTTGCTGCACCTGGCGCGCCACGCCGAGGTAGTCGGGGTCTTCGCGCAGCAGGCCCCAGCGGCGGAACTGGGTCATGAACCACATACCGTCGGACAGGTAGGGCAGGTTGGCCCGGCCGTTGTCGTGCAGGCGCAAGGCGTGCGAGTCGTGCCAGTGATTGCCAAGGCCGTCGTGGTAGGCGCCGAGCAGGCGCGGTTCGATGCTGTTCAAGGGTGTGTCCAGGTAGGCCTGGCCGCTCAGCAGTTGGGCAGTGCTGCGACGGTTTTCCGGGCTTTGCTCGATGAAGCGGCTGGCGGCCAGAATCGCTTTGACCAGCGCTCTGGCGGTGTTGGGGTATTGCTCGACGAAGGCGCGGGTACAGCCGAGGACTTTCTCAGGGTGGTCAGGCCAGATCGATTGGCTGGTCGCCAAGGTGATTCCCTGGCCCTGCTCGACGGCGTCGGCCGACCAGGGTTCGCCGACACAGAAACCGTCAATGCGCCCGGCTTGTAGATGAGCAAGCATCTGCGCCGGTGGCACTACAACGCTGTTGACGTCATGCAGTGGGTGGATGCCCTGGCTGGCCAGCCAGTAATACAGCCACATGGCGTGAGTGCCGGTCGGAAAGGTCTGGGCAAAGGTGAGTTTTGTCCTGCTTTGGTGCACGAAACGCTCCAGCGCCTCGGGACGGGTCACGCGCTGACGCTGCAGCGCCGCCGACAGATTGATGCCTTGGCCATTCTGATTGAGCCCCATCAGCACCGCCATGTCGGTGGCTCCGGTGCCGCCAATGCCCAGGTGCACGGCATAAATCAGCCCATACAGGCTATGGGCGGCGTCCAGCTCGCCGCTGACCAGCTTGTCGCGCAGGCCGGCCCAGGAACTCTGGCGCTTGAGGTTCAGGCTCAGGCCATAGGGCTGGGCAAAGCCCTGGGTCGCGGCAACCACTACCGAGGCGCAGTCGCTCAGGGCCATGAAGCCGATGTCCAGGCTGTGCTTTTCCGGCGCATCGCTGCCGTTGACCCAGGCCAGTGGAGTCGTGGGGGTATCGTTGTTCACAGTATCGCGCCTGTGTCGAGGGTCAGGCCGTGCCGCTTGCGTGGCCGGTATCAAGCGTCAACAAAGCAACGCATATGCCAAGGCGGCGCTGTCCCCCGGACGGCGCCACCTATATAATCGCCCCCTCACTCACGCCGAGCTAAGCCCGCCCATGTATACCCTGGCCCGCCAGTTGCTGTTCAAGCTCTCCCCGGAGACCTCCCATGACCTGTCCCTGGACCTGATCGGCGCCGGTGGCCGCCTGGGCCTGAACGGGCTGCTGACCAAGGCCCCGGCCTCCTTGCCGGTGACGGTCATGGGCCTGGAGTTCGCCAACCCGGTGGGGCTGGCGGCAGGTCTGGACAAGAACGGTGCAGCCATCGATGGTTTTGCCCAGCTGGGTTTCGGTTTTGTCGAGATCGGCACGGTCACGCCGCGTCCGCAGCCGGGCAACCCCAAGCCGCGCCTGTTCCGCTTGCCACAGGCCGAGGCGATCATCAACCGCATGGGCTTCAACAACCTGGGTGTCGATAACTTGCTGAACCGCGTGCAGGCGGCGAAATATCGCGGCGTGCTGGGCATCAATATCGGCAAGAACTTTGATACCCCGGTCGAGCGCGCGGTGGACGACTACCTGATCTGTCTGGACAAGGTCTACGACCATGCCAGCTACATCACCGTCAACGTCAGCTCGCCCAATACCCCGGGCCTACGTAGCCTGCAGTTCGGCGACTCGCTCAAGCAGTTGCTCGATGCCCTGGCCGAGCGCCGCGGGCAACTGGCTTCGCAGTACGGCAAGCATGTACCGTTGGCGATCAAGATCGCTCCGGACATGAGCGACGAAGAAACCGCTCTGGTGGCAGCGGCGCTGGTTGAGTCAGGCATGGATGCGGTGATTGCCACCAACACCACGCTGGGCCGTGAAGGTGTCGAAGGCTTGCCTCATGGCGACGAGGCCGGTGGCCTGTCGGGCGCGCCGGTACTGGAAAAGAGCACGCATATCGTCAAGGTGCTGTCGGGTGAGCTGGGTGGCAAGTTGCCAATCATCGCCGCCGGGGGCATCACCGAGGGCAAGCATGCGGCACAGAAGATCGCCGCCGGTGCCAGCCTGGTGCAGATCTATTCGGGGTTCATCTACAAGGGGCCTGCGCTGATCCGCGAAGCGGTGGACGCCATTGCTGCCATGCCGCGCTGAAACGCAGGCATAAAAAAGGGCCCCTTGAAGGGGCCCCTGGGCCTTAGCCCGCCGCCCGGATGGGGCGCGCATGGTGAATGAATTCAGATCCTCGTTCAGCCAACGGCGTGAAGTTCGTTGAGTCTGTGAATACCCGCAGTGCCGGTCATACCGTCCCAGTTGTCGCCGCGTCCTTCACGCCAGCCATTGATCCATGCCTGGCGTACAGACGGTAGAGTAAAAGGGCAAAGCTCGCGGGATTTGCCGGTGACCCCATATTGGTAGCCACGTGAAAATGCTCGTTCCAACGGATCACGCTTAAGTCTTCTCATAGGGTGTTGCCCTCACTTGTTGACTGTAATGTCCCGTCGGCCTCTAGGAGGCCGGGCAGAATCGTTCTGCCGGTTTGCGCTCGCTGCCGGCGTCGCGAGCGAAAGTGTTGCCCCGTTGCGGTGACAACCTGAGATGAGTTCTAACCAATGCACGACACAGTGTGAATGATCGTTTTGTCATAAGGACGTAACCTTTCCTAGGGTCAAAGGATAAGTAAATAAATGCGTCAGGCCTGGATCCGACGCAAAGCCCGCTATGATCAGGGTTTGATAAGAATTGAAGTCGCTTGGCGAGCGCCGGGTGATAATTTGTAACAAGGCAGTCAATACGACGAAGGGTCATTTTTCCCCTGTCAGTCGTGAATTTTTCATTCTGCCCGGCGATCAAAGACTTTTCTGCCCCAGGCAAAAGGTCAGGTTGCCCGGGTGGCCCGGCACTCACCGCAGTGCCATTCGAACGCTCGCTGGAAAGGCGTTCGATTAAACATCGGAAGGCGATGCGCTTGCCCTCCACTTATTGCTCAAAGCACTGGATACCTCATGTCGGACCGTTTCGAACTCTACCTAACCTGCCCCAAAGGTCTTGAAGGCCTGCTCGCCGAAGAGGCCCGCGGCCTGGGCCTTGAAGAGGTGCGTGAACACACCTCGGCCATCCGCGGCTCGGCCGACATGGAAACCGCCTACCGCTTGTGCCTCTGGTCACGCCTGGGCAACCGCGTGCTGCTGGTGCTCAAGCGCTTCAACATGAAGAACGCCGACGACCTGTACGATGGTGTGCACGAAGTCGAGTGGCAGGACCATCTGGAAGCCAGCGGTTCGCTGGCCGTGGAGTTCAGCGGCCATGGCTCGGGTATCGACAACACCCATTTCGGCGCCCTGAAGGTCAAGGATGCCATTGTCGACAAGCTGCGTACCCGCGATGGCGAGCGTCCTTCGGTTGACAAGCTCAACCCTGACTTGCGCGTGCATCTGCGTCTGGACCGTGGTGAAGCAATCTTGTCCCTGGACCTGTCGGGCCACAGCCTGCACCAGCGCGGTTACCGTCTGCAGCAGGGGGCTGCGCCGCTCAAGGAAAACCTTGCCGCCGCCGTACTGATCCGTGCCGGCTGGCCGCGTATTGCCGCCGAAGGCGGTGCGCTGGCTGACCCGATGTGCGGTGTGGGTACTTTCCTGGTGGAAGCGGCGATGATCGCCGCCGACATCGCCCCCAACCTCAAGCGTGAACGCTGGGGCTTCAGCGCCTGGCTTGGCCATGTGCCGGCGTTGTGGCGCAAGCTGCACGACGAAGCGCAGGCGCGGGCGCAGGCCGGTCTTGCCCGTCCGCCGTTGTGGATTCGTGGCTACGAAGCCGATCCGCGGCTGATCCAGCCGGGCCGCAACAACGTCGAGCGTGCCGGTCTTAGCGACTGGGTGAAAATCTACCAGGGCGAGGTAGGCAGTTTCGAGCCGCGTCCAGACCAGAACCAGAAGGGCCTGGTGATCTGTAACCCGCCCTATGGCGAGCGTCTGGGTGATGAAGCCAGCCTGCTGTACCTCTACCAGAACCTCGGCGAGCGTCTGCGTCAATCGTGCCTGAACTGGGAAGCAGCGGTGTTTACCGGCGCCCCCGACCTGGGCAAGCGCATGGGTATTCGCAGCCACAAACAGTATGCGTTCTGGAACGGCGCGCTGCCGTGCAAGCTGTTGCTGATCAAAGTGCAGCCCGACCAGTTCGTCACTGGCGAACGTCGCCAGCCCGAGCGTGACGCTCAGGGTAACGAAGAACAGCGTTCGCCGGCAGCTGTTGCCAGCGAGCCGGCACGCTTGAGCGAAGGCGGGCAGATGTTCGCCAATCGTCTGCAGAAAAACCTCAAGCAACTGGGCAAGTGGGCCAAGCGCGAGCAGGTCAGTTGCTATCGTCTGTATGACGCTGACATGCCTGAGTACGCCCTGGCCATCGACCTGTATCAGGACTGGGTACACGTCCAGGAATACGCCGCACCGCGTTCGATCGACCCGGAGAAAGCCCAGGCCCGCCTGTTCGATGCCCTGGCCGCAATTCCCCAGGCACTGGGCATCGACCAGAGCCGGGTGGTGGTCAAGCGTCGCGAGCGTCAGAGCGGTACCCGCCAGTACGAGCGCCAGAGCACCCAGGGCCAGTTCCTTGAGGTCAGCGAAGGTGGCGTCAAATTGCTGGTCAACCTGACCGACTACCTGGATACCGGGCTGTTCCTCGATCACCGGCCGATGCGCATGCGTATCCAGCGTGAGGCCGCCGGCAAGCGTTTCCTCAACCTGTTCTGCTACACCGCGACCGCCAGCGTGCATGCGGCCAAGGGCGGTGCACGCAGCACCACCAGCGTCGACCTGTCCCGGACGTACCTGGACTGGGCACGGCGCAACCTGTCGCTCAATGGCTTCTCCGACAAGAACCGTCTGGAGCAGGGTGATGTCATGGCCTGGCTGCAAGCGTGCCGTGATGAGTTCGACCTGATCTTCATCGATCCGCCGACCTTCTCCAACTCCAAGCGTATGGAAGGTGTATTCGATGTCCAGCGTGACCATGTCGAATTGCTCGACCTGGCAGTAGCGCGTCTGGCACCGGGCGGCGTGCTGTATTTCTCCAACAACTTCCGCAAATTCCAGCTCGACGAACGTCTGGCCGAACGTTATGCGGTAGAGGAAATCAGCGCGCAGACCCTGGATCCGGACTTCGCCCGTAACACCAAGATTCATCGGGCATGGCGCATTCAGGCACGCTGAAGACGATCTTCTCCCAGGCCTCGGATTGCTTCATTAGTGGCTAATGGCTATAACTGAAGGAGGACCTGGGAAACGCTGCATGCTGGCGTTATGAGTGTTATCAACTATGTCGATGCATGGCGTTCGTCCAAAGATGCTCGGCTTCGTCAGCGAAGAAGTGTCCGCCTGGTTGGTTGCCCTTGTGGCACTGGTGGCTGGCGGACTGTTGACCGCGTTTCTGGCGTTGGCAACCTACGAGTTGTACCAGCAACAGTTGCGCCAACGCTTCGAGCTGCTGGCCAGTGAGCGTTACAGTCGTATCGAAGAACGCTTCGAGGATCAGGTGCAGCGCCTGGATGGGCTGCGCCGGTTCTTCGTCTTTGCCACTGAAATAACGTTCGAAGAATTCAATGGTTACGCACGGCCCTTGCTGCACCGTACCCAGGCCTATTCCTGGGCACCGCGGGTGCCGGGGCCGGCCCGCCAGGCCTTTGAGCAACGCGCGAGTCAGGTGCTTGGCCGTCCCTACGAAATCCAGCAACTGACGGATGACGGCAGCTTGCGCGTATCACCCGTGCGTCCGATCTACTACCCGGTGCTGTTTACCCAGACCTTGGGCCTGCAGCGCCAGCCGCTGGGTCTCGACCTGCTTTCCCAGGCCCTGCGTCAGGACACCCTGCAACGCGCCGCGAAGCCTGGCAGCATGGCTGTCTCTGCGCCGCTCAACCTTACCGATGTAGAGCCTGCGTACGCCCGCGGTATTCTGATGGCGGCGCCAGTGTTCGCGCCACTTGATCCTGACCCGCAGCCGCGGGGGTATGTCATGGCGGTGATCAGTATGCGGCAGCTGATGGCCGAGGGGCTGCCCAACGCGGCCCAGGACAACCTGGTGGTGCGTATTCGTGACCTGTCCGGGCCGGACAGCCAGCATGAGGTACTGTTCCAGTCGGATAACCGGGGTGCCTCCTCAACGCTGGCCGCCAGTCATCTGTTGCACTTGGCCGACCATGACTACCAGCTCGATATCCGTCCAAGTCTGGCGTTCATGCAGGCCAACCGCTCTTCGGCAGTCCCCGCCGTGGTGTTTCTGGGTGGTTTGCTCAGTGTATTGCTCAGTGCCTTGCTGTTCAGTCTATTCAGCCAGCGTCAGCGCGCCCTGACCCTGGTCGAGCAGCGCACTGGCGAGCTGCGCATCAGTGAGCAGTCGCTGCGTGATACCCACAATCAGTTGCGCAGTGTGCTGGATGCGGCGACTCAGGTCGCGATCGTCGCTACCAACCTGCGTGGCGTGATCAGCACGTTCAATGCTGGCGCCGAACGCATGCTGGGCTACAGCAGTGCCGAAGCGGTCGGCAGCCTGACCCTTGAGGCACTGATTTCGCCCCAGGAGCTGCACCAGCGGGCCCGGGACTTGAGCCAGCGCTATGGCCGTGAAATCACCCCGGCCCAGGCAATGTTCGCGCAAACCGTGCAGGAAGGGGGCAAAGAGGCGGGTGAGTGGACATTGCAGCGTAAAGACGGCAGCCATCTGCTGGCCAACATGCTGGTGACGGCAGTGCTCGATGAGCATGGCCTGTGGGTCGGTCACCTGGCGATCTGCATCGATGTCACTGAGCGCAAGCGTGTGCATGAAGCCCTGGCGGCCCGCGACCGTTTGCTGGACAAGCTCAGTGCCGAAGTGCCTGGCGGTATTTACCAGTTTCGCCTGCGTCTGGATGGCAGCTCATGCTTCAGCTATGCCAGTGAATGCGGATTCCACGCCATCCGGCCACCCAGTCCGCTCTCATCTGGCCAGGCATTCCAGGGCCATCTGGCCACCTGTTCCACGGCCATCCGGCCGGGCAGTCGGAGCGCAGCGACGCAGGGGTGGCATTGTTAGTCCGGGTTGGCTGGCGTCGTCAATTTCTGCGTCCGTTTGCGCATTGATTCACCCTTCAGATTGATCCGGTAAGCGTTGTGCACCAGGCGGTCGAGGATAGCGTCGGCCAGGGTCGGATCGCCGATCAGTTCGTGCCAGTTGTCCACCGGCATCTGGCTGGTAACGATGGTCGAGCGCTGGCCGTAGCGGTCGTCCAGTAGCTCCAGCATGTCGCGCCGCTGTTCGGCGGTGAACGGGGCCAAGCCCCAGTCATCGAGGATCAGCAGGTCGGTCTTGGCGTAGCTGCTCATCAGCTTGGCGAAGCGCCCGTCGCCATGGGCCAGACCCAGTTCTTCCAGCAAACGCGGCAAGCGCAGGTAACGCACGCTGTAGCCTTCTCGGCAGGCCTGGTGGGCCAGGGCGCAGGCCAGCCAGGTTTTACCGACACCGGTGGGGCCGCCGATGATCAGGTTGAGGCCGTCGCGTAGCCACTGGCCGCCGCTCAGTTGCAGGATCAGCGCCTTATCCAGCCCGCGCGGGCTGCGGTAGTCGATGTCTTCGAGGCAGGCGTTGTGCTTGAGCCGGGCCTGGCGCAGGCGGCTGCTCAGGCGCTTGTCGTCGCGTTCAGTCAGCTCGCGGTCGACCAGCAGGCCGAGGCGTTCCTCGAAGCTCAGGCTGTCGATGTCCGGGGTTTTCAGTTGTTCGTTCAGCGCCTTGAGCATGCCGTGCAGGCGCAGGGTTTGCAGCTTGTCCAGGGTCGGATGGGGCAGCATGGTGGGATTCCTTGTGTTCAGTGGTAGTAGCCGGGGCCGCGCAGGTTGGCGTGGTCGTCCGGCAGCAGGGGCAGGTGCTGCTGGGCCAGCGGCAGGTTCTCCAGCCCCTGGCGCAGGATCGATTCGAGGCTCTTGTAGCTGCACGTGCCGAGGCTGATGGCGCGACGGCAGGCCAACTCCAGGCGCACTTCGCCGTGGGTTTTGCCCAGGCGCAGGATGCCCAGGCAGGCCCGGTAGCCCTGCTGCGGATGGATGCGCCGTTCGAGGATGTGCCGGATCACGCCGGCGGTGTTCGGCCCGGTCTGCTCGGCCCAGCGGATCAGCCGTTGTGGCGTCCACTCGGCATGCTCGCGATGGCTCTTGGGCATGTGCTCGGCCTGCGTGCTGTGCCGGCCCTTGTGCATTGAGCGCAGGTGGCTGGCCACTCGCTGGTTGGCGTGGAAACACTCGACGGTGCGCGCCGTCAGGCGCACCTCCAGCTGCTTCTTCACCAGTTGATACGGCACCGAGTAGTAATGCCCATCGACCTCGACGTGGTAGTCGATGTGCACCCGCGCTTTCTTCCACTCGGCGTAGACGTAGGGTTGCTCCGGCAGGGGGCGCAGCGCCGGACGATCCAGGCTGTCGAAGGCCGTCTGGCGCGAGCCCGGCAGCTTCTTGAACGGGCGTTGGTTGAGCCGCTCCAGCAACACGGAGATGGCGCTGTTGAGTTCGTCCAAGGAGAAGAACTGACGGTTGCGCAGGGCCGCGAGGATCCAACGCTCGACCACCTGCACGCCGACTTCGGCCTTGGCCTTGTCGCGCGGTTTGCGTGCCCGCGCCGGCACCACCGCCACTCCGTAGTGCTCGGCAAGGTCGCGGTAGCTGGGGTTGATGTCCGGCTCGTAACGATGGGCCTTGCTCACCGCGCTGCGCAGGTTGTCCGGCACCACGATCTCCGGCACGCCGCCGAGGAAGGCGAAGCAACGGGTATGCGAGCCTAGCCAGTCCGGCAGCTGCTGCGACCAGGTGGCTTCGGCGAAGGTGTAGCTGGACGCGCCGAGCACCGCGACGAACACCTGCGCCTGGCGGATCTCGCCGCTGTGGCGGTCGATAACCGGCACCGTCTGGCCGGCATAGTCGACGAACAGCTTCTCGCCGACGCGGTGCTCCTGACGCATCACCACGTCCAGCTTGCCCTGCCAGGCCCGGTAGTGCTCACAGAACCAGCTGTACTGAAAGCCCTGCGGCTGGCTCAGGCGGTACTCCTGCCAGAGCAGCGCCAGGGTCACCCCGGGGCGGCGCAGTTCGGCATGCACCCATGCCCAATCGGGTAAAGGCCGCTTCTCGCTGGCAACCGCCGGGGCCGGCGGGAACAGTTGCTGCTCCAACTCGGCATCGGACAACGAACAGGGCCAACTGAGACCACTGGCGGCAAAACGATTGAGGTAGTCGCCGACGGTGACACGACCGACCTGCACGCTGACCGCAATCTGGCGAGCTGATAGTCCGACCTCGAACTTGAGACGTAGTACTTCGCGAATCTTACGCATGGATAAACGCTCCACGACGACCTCTCTGCTTCGAAAAAGAGGTCGATGGTAGTGAAGAAATCCTGCGTAGCTGCCTGCCCGGTTGAGTGGCCGGATGGCCGTGGAATCAGTGGCCGGATGCGCGTGGAATGGGTGGCCGGATCAGCGTGGAATCGGTGGTCAGATGCTCATGGAATGGGTGGCCAGATGACCGTGGAATCCGCA encodes the following:
- the istA gene encoding IS21-like element IS1491 family transposase, encoding MRKIREVLRLKFEVGLSARQIAVSVQVGRVTVGDYLNRFAASGLSWPCSLSDAELEQQLFPPAPAVASEKRPLPDWAWVHAELRRPGVTLALLWQEYRLSQPQGFQYSWFCEHYRAWQGKLDVVMRQEHRVGEKLFVDYAGQTVPVIDRHSGEIRQAQVFVAVLGASSYTFAEATWSQQLPDWLGSHTRCFAFLGGVPEIVVPDNLRSAVSKAHRYEPDINPSYRDLAEHYGVAVVPARARKPRDKAKAEVGVQVVERWILAALRNRQFFSLDELNSAISVLLERLNQRPFKKLPGSRQTAFDSLDRPALRPLPEQPYVYAEWKKARVHIDYHVEVDGHYYSVPYQLVKKQLEVRLTARTVECFHANQRVASHLRSMHKGRHSTQAEHMPKSHREHAEWTPQRLIRWAEQTGPNTAGVIRHILERRIHPQQGYRACLGILRLGKTHGEVRLELACRRAISLGTCSYKSLESILRQGLENLPLAQQHLPLLPDDHANLRGPGYYH
- the rlmKL gene encoding bifunctional 23S rRNA (guanine(2069)-N(7))-methyltransferase RlmK/23S rRNA (guanine(2445)-N(2))-methyltransferase RlmL, with the translated sequence MSDRFELYLTCPKGLEGLLAEEARGLGLEEVREHTSAIRGSADMETAYRLCLWSRLGNRVLLVLKRFNMKNADDLYDGVHEVEWQDHLEASGSLAVEFSGHGSGIDNTHFGALKVKDAIVDKLRTRDGERPSVDKLNPDLRVHLRLDRGEAILSLDLSGHSLHQRGYRLQQGAAPLKENLAAAVLIRAGWPRIAAEGGALADPMCGVGTFLVEAAMIAADIAPNLKRERWGFSAWLGHVPALWRKLHDEAQARAQAGLARPPLWIRGYEADPRLIQPGRNNVERAGLSDWVKIYQGEVGSFEPRPDQNQKGLVICNPPYGERLGDEASLLYLYQNLGERLRQSCLNWEAAVFTGAPDLGKRMGIRSHKQYAFWNGALPCKLLLIKVQPDQFVTGERRQPERDAQGNEEQRSPAAVASEPARLSEGGQMFANRLQKNLKQLGKWAKREQVSCYRLYDADMPEYALAIDLYQDWVHVQEYAAPRSIDPEKAQARLFDALAAIPQALGIDQSRVVVKRRERQSGTRQYERQSTQGQFLEVSEGGVKLLVNLTDYLDTGLFLDHRPMRMRIQREAAGKRFLNLFCYTATASVHAAKGGARSTTSVDLSRTYLDWARRNLSLNGFSDKNRLEQGDVMAWLQACRDEFDLIFIDPPTFSNSKRMEGVFDVQRDHVELLDLAVARLAPGGVLYFSNNFRKFQLDERLAERYAVEEISAQTLDPDFARNTKIHRAWRIQAR
- the istB gene encoding IS21-like element ISPpu7 family helper ATPase IstB, which produces MLPHPTLDKLQTLRLHGMLKALNEQLKTPDIDSLSFEERLGLLVDRELTERDDKRLSSRLRQARLKHNACLEDIDYRSPRGLDKALILQLSGGQWLRDGLNLIIGGPTGVGKTWLACALAHQACREGYSVRYLRLPRLLEELGLAHGDGRFAKLMSSYAKTDLLILDDWGLAPFTAEQRRDMLELLDDRYGQRSTIVTSQMPVDNWHELIGDPTLADAILDRLVHNAYRINLKGESMRKRTQKLTTPANPD